The following proteins are encoded in a genomic region of Sorangiineae bacterium MSr12523:
- a CDS encoding helix-turn-helix transcriptional regulator yields the protein MRTRFDGMNCSVAQALEVLGDWWTLLIVRDAFMGMRRFGEFQESLGISKNILAQRLSHLVERGVLERVDVGEHGTHYEYALTPMGKDLAVVLTALRQWSDRWVLGHGNEPLLVYDRRTGRPIPPLRICGEDGQPLRARDMELRPGPGITEETLARYRDRLSSDKG from the coding sequence ATGCGAACTCGTTTCGATGGAATGAACTGCTCAGTCGCCCAGGCGCTGGAGGTGCTCGGCGATTGGTGGACTCTTCTGATCGTGCGCGACGCATTCATGGGCATGCGCCGCTTCGGCGAGTTTCAAGAGAGTCTCGGCATATCGAAGAACATCCTCGCGCAGCGGCTGTCCCACCTCGTCGAGCGCGGCGTCCTCGAGCGGGTCGACGTGGGCGAGCACGGCACACACTACGAGTATGCGCTCACGCCCATGGGCAAAGACCTGGCGGTGGTGCTGACCGCCCTTCGTCAATGGTCCGATCGCTGGGTGCTCGGCCACGGCAACGAGCCGCTCTTGGTCTACGATCGCCGCACGGGCCGGCCCATTCCGCCACTCCGTATCTGCGGCGAGGATGGGCAGCCTTTGCGGGCACGCGATATGGAACTACGCCCCGGCCCGGGAATCACCGAGGAGACCTTGGCGCGTTATCGGGATCGTCTCTCGTCCGACAAGGGCTGA